The sequence below is a genomic window from Coffea arabica cultivar ET-39 chromosome 8e, Coffea Arabica ET-39 HiFi, whole genome shotgun sequence.
GAAAGAACACCACCACATACCAATAAAGAGGTAGTGCACCACGACCATGGTAACTAACTCCAGGAGCACATGGATAGGTTAACTTGAAGTAATCATCACAGTATATTGAGCTAGGACTCATTTCCTTGTTGTAGCATAGACCCCAAGCCAAGGGCCCCCCTGTGGCTACCCCATAACCACCTGCACCATTATCAGAAGCATCAACTTTAAATGGActtaagcaagaaaatgaagtcaatgcaaccaaaaatcaaagaaaatttctCCCTCGTGAGCAACTTCCTCAAATCTCAATTTCAGCTTCAAGGCACCATTTAGTTGGATGCTGATTGGAGAAATTTATCTCATAAGTTTAGATAGACAAAGCTATTTGCCTAaggatttatttgtttcaccACACTTCCAACTTTATTCATTGTTACACATTTTCTAAGTCTGTCTTCACAGATACTAGCAAACAGTAGGGATGGTAAAAAAAATATCCACATAACAGTAGGACTTAGTTATAATAGTATTATAGATAGAGATACTAatcatatatacacacatagtACTTGCAAAGAAGGTGAGATATAGGAGCATTAAATGCAAGAATAGGCGAGCTAAGAATGGGCAATGCTAAGAATAGGCGAGCAATGAAAGTGTTAAAAAATGGGCAATGCTAACTAAATTTTGCActtccttttttaatttttttttcctttttagcaaGGGAGAGGATGGGATTTAAGAAATGGGgatggaaagaaagagaaaaaaagggggggggggattTCAGTACTAAATCTTACAATTCTAAAAGAAatatatttccttgaaagtCACGACACATTACATATATAGGAGAatgaaaatcaagaattaaaaaattttcttgtgcTCAGTAACAATGCTGAAAATAATTTGCATCACATACACAAAATATGGTAACACTTGCATACTCTGTTTTCATGCTACTTTACGAGTCTTAAATGTACCTGAATAAGAAATGACTAAACTAATCTGagattcttttttattttgactaGAACTCGTTCAAAAGAATGTTCACAGCGAAAAGAAAACTACAGTGATTGTACCATCACATCCATCTTTTGCTTATATGCAAAGAAAACAACAGATATAAACCTCCTATAATGAAACTTTTAGATCCAAATAAATCAGTTCAAAACAGCACTAAATCACAAACTATCATGTCAGATCTCAATTCTGgccccaaaaaagaaagaacttcTATCCATACACTCAATCTAGGTAATACGCATTCCAAGATCAGTAAGAATCTGAGTAATTCCACACGATACACTAAGTCTCTTAAAACCAATAATTCTAGCCACAAATCTACATCCACCGACAAACATGTCCAACCTAGACAGCATCCCTACAAGCTCGTGTATTGTTCTTTGAAAGAAATGGAatcaatgaaatgaaagatGGAGTCATATTCTCTAAATTAAGAATAGAGTTTCTAAAAAACACAACAAATTTCCATTTCCAAATCTCATGAAGAACCAAACGCAACTCAACTAAATTAGGGAAAACACGCTATAATTCCATATCATCTCCTTACCTTTTCAAACATGATATTATATTTGATATTAAGTACTAGCCATCCATTTTTGAATTAACCCCTTCGAAACcgacaaccaaaaaaaaaaggtaaaatggATGGTAAATTCTTATGCATATAtataaaaacaaacaaaactttaaatccatcaaaaaaaaggagaggaacTTACAAGAAGTTTTGGCACCGACATGACCAAGAAATGCGGAAAGCTCCAACATCTGGGCAGTCTTGTTTCCAGTGGTACCAAATCCCAAAGGCTGGAAAAGAGCAGCTGCGTGAATGAAAGATTCGTAATCCCAAAACCCAACGGCATGAGCCACCGGCGAATTCCTCTTGGAGAACAGATTCTCAAACTGGTAAGTCTGAAAATAGTCCGAGATCGTCAGATTACAACAGTAAACAGATGGGGTCGAACATTCCCACCCCTTTGTACAGTACTTCTTCCCCTTCACAACCTTCACCACTTTCGACGGCACCGCCGACTCGTCGGCGTAGGAAATCGCCGGTGAAAGAATCAAAATTAGACAAATAACCGGCAAAAAcatcttgaaattcaacatttctTTACAATGCAGCAGGGATTAAAACGGTCGGTTTTTTCTGCTGGGATTTTTGGAGCTAtaaaattgaagaaatgaaagggaaagaagaGCTGGAATGATGTTGGAAAGGGGCCTTGGACTATAGAGAGTGTGATGCAAGGTAAGGAAAGCGGTGGTTAGATGCGGTGTCGTTTTCTGGGGATGGAGAGATGGACGGTCGAGATGGGGTTTGGGTTGGGGAATGGAGGGTGGATGGTGAACGTGTACCAGGCtggatttggaatcaagcaAAGGGGAGATGGTGAGGGAGTGACCCACTAACTAATTCAGTAATTCCACCGACAGCTCCTGAGTCCTGAGGACTCTTCAGACTGggggtttgttttttttttggttttatggATCCGGATATGGGAATCCGGAGTCAGAGTTGTGCCGACAAATGAAAGTCTTGAACTCGTTTAAGATGAGCTAAGAATGTTCATTTACGTTTTGGAGTCTTACACTGCTACTACGCTACTAGGTACATTTGTATTTATTttctagggataatttcaaaaaccttccCGACGTTTCTAACACTTTTACGACCTTTCCTAAggatttaaaaattacactaacttTCCTTCTTAGAAATTTGGATCCATTacttgggataatttcataaaccttccTTGAGATTTTCAACAATTACAGAGATCTTCTctcaagtttcaaaaattatacttACCTCCCTCGCTTTTAAGATTTACATAACAATATAGATCCAATAGCctataatttttcttaaatatcctaaaatacccttcttCAGAGAACAAGACacaacaaaataaggttttaatctTTAATTTCATGTACGTGTCATACTtactaaaacaaacaaaatccaGTCGCTCCAACTCATCTCAAAATTCATTACTTGCTAATTCTTGCTTTATGCAATTACTACCACCACTACCAATACTAAACCAAGAAGAGtaaattttagggataatttcagaaacctcccctgaggtttctgacaatttcactgacctcccctgaggtttccacaattacactgacctcccctggcAGAACTTGGGACCCAATTGCTGACATCATATAATGCAAAATTACTATTATACCCAAGACATTTTGTGTTATTATAGGACTAAAATATGATAAGGCAGATGGTGTTTTTGGATAGTATtggattgcatttctatttattTAATGTATGGTTATGAAATTTGTAATGAtattactcttggattgcagtTTTGGTTTGCACCTTATTACTGTTAATGTTTTATAAATGACTGTTTTAGTTCTTGGATTACACCTTACCTccaaaatttgggaatttacccaaattttccattttctaatattcctacaaatatgcaaaattatgcatatCCCTCAAATCTACCCAATATTaatgttttgttaaactctaaataacaaaaatatgaaatataatatttaaatatattttaatacacACAAGTTGGACGGGTAACTAGTGTGTCAGAGAGTTGCCATAATCTCCTTAAACCCGCATGCGGGTTTAAAGAGTATTCGGATATTCTCATATGCACCTATGCAAATCGAACCAACCGGATATCTTATCcgtatcccatttttttaaataaaaatcttataaatttgaaaaataaaatcaaatttagatgtattagggttttaaaaatattatataagtgataaaaattttataaattgtaaaaataaaatcaaatttaaataattaaatgttatatttgcataagaaataatacaataatcataataatgataatacaataatattggtgtaataaaactgccattaatttaaatatttacttataatgcccaaagaggctaattaccaattttttcttctcgcgctcaaatataacattaacccgcatgcgagctaaccttgaaatagaaaaaacacagaatcccgcttgcgggtttcaaCGTTATTATGCAGGCGGGATTTTAACCTGCTTGCTTGTGAACATGTACCACATTGCTTTGAATTTTTGTGACAAGAGGAAAGCTTTGTCTGATGAATGTATTTGTGAAATGACCTGAGTGGTGGTAGATGGGTTAATTGGGTCGGTTGCGTTACCCAATTGTTTATATCCATAAGTAAAATTTTATGATTCCCATACCCATCCCCTcactttttcttatttatttctgatttttattagttttcattAATTCACTAATATAACTTGTACACCTACCTTAAGGGCATTTATGGGAACAAAATTTCCTCTCTTTCCTGaaaacacttttttatgtttaCTTTTGTGGTCATGGGCTGATTTTGTTACAaaatcagaaacctcaagggaggttagtgtaattgtggaaacctcaggggaggtcagtgaaattgtcagaaacctcaggggaggtttctgaaattatccctaaattttatatacactgatagtgtatacactatcacggttgGATGCATGACACGTGAGTAAAATttggattttaaatttaaattcagatAAGTTGTCATGCATCCAATGGTGATAATATATACTGTCaatgtataaaagattaatccaaCTAAAAAATGCCCCATGTCCCTAAGAACATAATTCATCATTGCTCTAGCACTCTTAGATATAGAGACAAAATTCTACATTTATAGTAAAATcacaattaataaataaataaaagagagaacCAATGAGTAATTGCTGAACTTTTTTGCTTAACAAACATAGTAGTAACTTCTTTATGTTCCaactttcaatttcatttttttccctatATCACTGTCAcctttttcatctttccctaGTTTGACAATAAAATCCATAGTTTGCACCTTGCTAATTTGGTAACTTCAATTGGCTAACATTTGTAAAGAGTAAAActgttgggaaaaaaaaaaagaaagggtctaaaatttatataataataaagAGACAGGAAgataaaaaatacaaataaattttaGAGATGGTAAAAAATTGATAGTGGTGTGGTTGGTAATAATGGAGCGCGATATTTGGTGAGAGGGAGAAGCGATCgtaggagaaaaagagagaataatATGAAAGGGGGAGGGAAGAAGAGATGAAAATTAGAAATTGATGGAGATTGTTTTTTGAGATTAGGAAATGACAAGTAGAATATAAGGATTATTTTCGATTTTAAATGTCCCTTTATGAATTAACTATTAAGTGGAGGATATTTTAGTCATTTGATTAGACCAAGGGAGGTCTATGTAATTATTGAAACCTTAGGGGAGCTgaataaaattgtcaaaaacctcaagggaggtttctaaagtTACCCACCTGTTACTTATCTAAGATATAGTGAAAGTACTGCTTTGCCCTAAGACATTATGCATTATTACAAATagatatttgacaaaaaaaaaggttagggcactaaataaataagataaactaattaaaccaaaaaatgaTTATTTCATCTCAAATTAGCAACGATAATTACAATAAAAAAAGGGCATCAATTGCTGTCCTaagagggataatttcagaaacctctttctgaggtttttgataatttcactagcctcccctaatatttataaaattacacttacctcttTTGGTAGAATTGTGGGCCCAATTACTTACACCATATGGGGAGAAATTACTCATATACCCTAGGACATTATGTCTTATAGAAAGTAATGTATAACAATTGAGTAATTAGAgtactaattaactattaataactaattaacgaAAATAACTATTGAGAATATCTTTGATGATGAACGGTGACTTGCAATTATAAAATAAGACCAATTGATATACAAAATGGCACTATTTTATGATTGATAAAACTTGATAACGATCAGAAACCAGTTGTACACAATATGAGAGGAAGAACTttagtaaaagaaaaaacacaTGGCAAAAGAAGATTGTTCATgagaaatttttctttgaaactctTAAAATTATAATAGTTGTAAAGTAATTTTGTGGAAGTAAaggagaaagaagggaaaagaaaagcaaaagtcaaaaaaattttatgttcaaaatcacaagaatcataGCAAACTAATGTTAAGAGCAATGATTGGTCTATTTTACTGAATCTTATGATCATTAGTGTAGTTTTATTACTTATTTGTATTATCTAATGTATTGAATATGAACTTTATAAGTAATGAAATGCGTGTGTGTTAattgtttctaatttttaattatttttatttttttactaatacaacttatatacatgtataAGGGGTAGTTATGGGataaaagtttcatctctcTTCTTAAAATACCTTTTTAATGTCACTTTTtctgatttggactaattttgttactaaaacatTAAGTTCAGGGAAGGTTTATGTAATTTTGCAAACCTCAAGAGAGGCtggtgaaattgttagaaatctcaggggatgtttatgaaattatcccatccTTATAAGATGGTGCTATTTTAGTGATTAATATCACTTGACAATGGGCAGGACAGACAACCTTATATAATCTGCACAGATAGATCTTAtgagcaagaaaaataaaagaattttctgattgACTTATTTTGTTGAATCTTGTGTTAAGACAAAACTATTCATGCCTTTTGTTGTTGATTTGTTGActaagacttttttttttgcaccaatacttttacttttacctcgtcaactaaaataaaaagattATTTTTTTACCCAAATTTGGATGCTTATACTAATAATTTAATAGCATTATAGAGTT
It includes:
- the LOC113703384 gene encoding chitinase-like protein 2, which translates into the protein MLNFKMFLPVICLILILSPAISYADESAVPSKVVKVVKGKKYCTKGWECSTPSVYCCNLTISDYFQTYQFENLFSKRNSPVAHAVGFWDYESFIHAAALFQPLGFGTTGNKTAQMLELSAFLGHVGAKTSCGYGVATGGPLAWGLCYNKEMSPSSIYCDDYFKLTYPCAPGVSYHGRGALPLYWNYNYGPVGEGLKQDLLNHPEYIEQNATLAFQAAIYQWMKPQKKGLPSAHDAFVGNWKPNKNDTEAKRVPGFGTTMNLLYGDSVCGQGDIDSMNIIISHYLNYLDLLGIGREEAGPNEVLSCAEQKVFNPSYTPSTSS